The proteins below are encoded in one region of Helianthus annuus cultivar XRQ/B chromosome 2, HanXRQr2.0-SUNRISE, whole genome shotgun sequence:
- the LOC110891390 gene encoding uncharacterized protein LOC110891390 — translation MVKQKESLKREVNFRKLEGSEKVQDADVVIPREVIRKAQEKLDNVLFGYFLGNRLPFPVVDYYAKNAWSKFGFVKAMMNSSGFFFFKFESKEGMDKVLDAGPWLIRKVPLFLNVWSPSISLKKEGIKSVPVWVKLHNVPIAVYTDDGLSLLASKLGVPKRLDSYTADMCVENWGRSSFARALIELNAESEIKDHITISIPKLDEEGYLMERVDVEYEWKPLRCSLCCVFGHNDQNCSKNVQSKKNQVVIDDDGFISDRRKTIKLRPVQKNQKPRLIYKPKMSTTGPSTSGTKDDLLNNDKTSNVSTKNSFEVLSKNDGNVEDLNPDDGFETRPSMNNASGSQMHMDDEVVDLNPTEMSKFMRNDNRKDKSEGASTPGQDSLNG, via the coding sequence ATGGTTAAGCAAAAGGAATCGCTGAAGCGGGAAGTAAACTTCAGGAAGCTAGAAGGGTCGGAAAAGGTTCAGGATGCGGATGTAGTTATTCCTCGCGAGGTAATTAGAAAAGCTCAGGAAAAACTTGACAACGTTTTGTTTGGTTATTTCTTGGGGAATAGGCTTCCTTTTCCGGTAGTGGATTATTATGCAAAGAATGCCTGGTCAAAATTTGGTTTCGTTAAAGCGATGATGAACTCTTCgggtttctttttctttaaattcgAGTCAAAGGAGGGTATGGATAAGGTTCTTGATGCGGGGCCGTGGCTAATCAGGAAGGTGCCTTTATTTCTGAACGTCTGGTCTCCATCTATAAGCCTCAAAAAAGAGGGTATTAAATCAGTTCCGGTGTGGGTTAAATTACATAATGTACCGATAGCGGTTTACACGGATGATGGGCTCAGCTTACTAGCGTCAAAATTAGGAGTCCCAAAGAGATTAGATTCTTATACTGCGGACATGTGTGTTGAGAACTGGGGGAGGAGTAGCTTTGCCAGGGCCCTAATTGAACTCAATGCGGAGAGTGAGATAAAAGATCATATCACTATTTCTATTCCGAAACTTGATGAGGAGGGATATTTAATGGAAAGAGTGGATGTGGAATATGAATGGAAACCATTAAGGTGCTCTTTGTGCTGTGTATTCGGACATAATGACCAGAATTGTAGTAAGAATGTTCAAAGCAAAAAGAACCAGGTGGTTATTGATGATGACGGTTTTATTTCGGATAGGAGGAAAACGATTAAATTGAGACCAGTGCAGAAAAACCAAAAGCCGAGGCTTATCTATAAGCCTAAGATGAGCACAACAGGGCCGAGTACTTCAGGTACAAAAGACGATTTGCTGAATAATGATAAAACTAGTAACGTTAGTACAAAGAACTCGTTTGAGGTGCTTTCAAAGAATGATGGAAATGTGGAGGACTTAAATCCTGATGACGGGTTTGAAACTAGACCGAGTATGAATAATGCTAGTGGGAGCCAAATGCACATGGATGATGAGGTAGTGGACTTGAATCCTACTGAAATGTCTAAGTTCATGAGGAATGATAACAGGAAAGATaaatctgagggggcaagcactcccggtcaaGACAGTTTGAATGGATAG